The bacterium genome has a window encoding:
- a CDS encoding SLC13 family permease, with protein MTFEILIVTLVLLAALALLISERLPYDLTAIGIMVALMVTGVLRPADAVAGFANPAPVTVGALFIVTKGLMRTGGLVFLSRLMAAVTRGRPRLILLVSVLLVGLLSAFVNNTPVVVLMLSVILALSGRFDLSPARFLMPVSFASILAGTTTLIGTSTNIIVSDLAADRGIAPLGMFELARVGVPLAVVGIILVLLLADRLLPRTHPPIFHHAHGARHRYIAELFVPADSPAVGRDPAEALRSGREAPEVHEVLRGRRVLFPPTDDCTLAAGDLILVSATAAELVAVLERGHVTLPTLAGRPMDEPYREDTQLVEAIVPPESHLLGRRIGGTHLGLGDGLRVVGAQRRRRHYEAGKLNQLRLAVGDILLLQCSELRLSRLQADPDLIIADSAVPRPANIRKAPVAVVVFAGMVAAAAGGVTDIMTAALAAAFLMLVSGCLRLHEAYEAVDVPVLMLIVGTISLGTAMTSSGAADLYARGFLSVFEAGGPRVVLAAFVVLTSLLSHVLSNNSTAVLLVPVALATAGAYGVDPRPFLVGICFGASACFATPIGYQTNLLVYGPGGYRFADFLRLGMVLNLVVWVGASVLIPRYWSF; from the coding sequence ATGACCTTCGAGATCCTCATCGTCACCCTCGTCCTGCTGGCGGCCCTCGCGCTGCTCATCAGCGAGCGCCTGCCCTACGACCTGACGGCCATCGGGATCATGGTCGCCCTGATGGTCACGGGGGTGCTGCGCCCCGCCGACGCCGTGGCCGGCTTCGCCAACCCGGCGCCGGTCACCGTCGGGGCCCTCTTCATCGTCACCAAGGGGCTGATGCGCACCGGCGGGCTCGTCTTCCTGTCCCGCCTGATGGCCGCCGTCACGCGCGGGCGGCCGCGGCTGATCCTGCTGGTGAGCGTGCTGCTCGTGGGGCTGCTGTCGGCCTTCGTGAACAACACGCCGGTGGTCGTGCTCATGCTGAGCGTGATCCTGGCCCTGAGCGGCCGCTTCGACCTCTCGCCGGCGCGCTTCCTGATGCCCGTCTCGTTCGCCTCGATCCTGGCCGGGACGACGACCCTCATCGGCACCTCGACCAACATCATCGTCAGCGACCTGGCCGCCGACCGCGGGATCGCGCCTCTCGGCATGTTCGAACTGGCCCGGGTCGGGGTGCCCCTGGCGGTGGTCGGCATCATCCTGGTGCTCCTGCTCGCGGATCGTCTCCTGCCCCGCACCCATCCGCCGATCTTCCATCACGCCCACGGCGCGCGGCACCGCTACATCGCCGAACTCTTCGTGCCCGCCGACAGCCCCGCCGTGGGCCGCGACCCGGCCGAGGCCCTGCGCTCGGGCCGGGAGGCGCCCGAGGTGCACGAGGTGCTGCGCGGGCGCCGGGTGCTCTTCCCCCCGACCGACGACTGCACCCTCGCCGCCGGCGACCTGATCCTGGTCAGCGCCACCGCCGCCGAGCTGGTCGCCGTGCTCGAGCGGGGCCACGTGACGCTGCCGACCCTGGCCGGACGCCCCATGGACGAGCCCTACCGCGAGGACACCCAGCTCGTGGAGGCCATCGTGCCGCCCGAGTCGCACCTGCTGGGGCGCCGGATCGGGGGCACGCATCTCGGACTCGGCGACGGCCTGCGGGTGGTGGGCGCCCAGCGGCGGCGGCGGCACTACGAGGCGGGCAAGCTGAACCAGCTGCGGCTGGCGGTGGGCGACATCCTGCTGCTGCAGTGCAGCGAGCTGCGGTTGTCGCGACTGCAGGCCGATCCCGACCTGATCATCGCCGACAGCGCCGTGCCCCGGCCCGCCAACATCCGCAAGGCGCCGGTGGCCGTGGTCGTCTTCGCGGGCATGGTCGCGGCGGCCGCCGGCGGCGTGACCGACATCATGACCGCCGCCCTCGCCGCCGCCTTCCTCATGCTCGTCAGCGGCTGCCTGCGCCTGCACGAGGCCTACGAGGCCGTCGACGTGCCGGTGCTGATGCTCATCGTCGGGACGATCTCCCTGGGTACGGCCATGACCAGCAGCGGCGCCGCCGACCTCTACGCCCGCGGATTCCTCTCGGTCTTCGAGGCGGGCGGGCCGCGGGTCGTGCTGGCGGCGTTCGTGGTGCTGACGAGCCTGCTCTCCCACGTGCTGTCCAACAACTCCACGGCGGTGCTGCTGGTGCCGGTGGCCCTGGCCACGGCCGGAGCGTACGGGGTCGATCCGCGGCCCTTCCTGGTGGGCATCTGCTTCGGCGCCTCGGCCTGCTTCGCGACGCCCATCGGCTACCAGACCAACCTGCTGGTCTACGGTCCGGGCGGCTACCGCTTCGCCGACTTCCTGCGTCTCGGCATGGTGCTGAACCTGGTCGTCTGGGTCGGCGCCTCGGTGCTCATTCCCCGCTACTGGAGTTTCTGA
- the glgP gene encoding alpha-glucan family phosphorylase — protein MDMPAIQNFVVTPNLPDPLKPLLDIARNVWWTWNVEAINLLRRVDPDQWDAHDGNPVAVLGSLSPERVAALGKDRAFLAHLERVREDLDRYLNRPTWFQGEHDDLPTARVGYFSLEFGLHESLPLYSGGLGILAGDHLKSATDLGLPLVGVGLAYKEGYFRQYLNHDGWQMEGYTVNDFYNMSMEQVRDDAGDPRTIEVHYPGRTVRARIWRVQVGRNPLFLLDSNLPENLPEDRELTSRLYGGAEDMRIRQEILLGIGGLRALMALDLEPTVCHLNEGHSAFLGLERINLLMKNRGLDYETAFELVRASNVFTTHTPVPAGNDHFAPDLVRKYLTSKADELGIGIERLLALGRQNPLDQNETFCMTVLALRLSRFVNGVSELHGHVSRGMWQEVWRGVPVEEIPISHVTNGIHTRSWLCHEIARLYDRYLGPRWFEDPTNKTLWDRVDMIPDAELWRSHERMRERLVGFVRGRLRSQLRKRGANRAWVKQASEVLDPEALTIGFARRFATYKRAALILSDPDRLARILNDPERPVQLIFAGKAHPKDHPGKELIRQLIHLAQEERFRKRIVFIEDYNIEVGRYLVQGVDVWLNNPRRPLEASGTSGMKVPPNGGINLSILDGWWCEGYHQDNGWSIGAGEDYEDQAEDHAYQDDVESTALYDLLENEIVPTFYERSSDDVPREWTRIMKNSMRTVNAEFNTNRMVEEYTERFYIPCVQNAGRLGADDFAKARELADWRRRVHASWPAVTITRVEDPPRGDQPMGTSLKVTAHLQLGAIPPEEILVEAYHGLVDTNGAIPDGETATLFPAGTADDGAVIFSGEIACRRAGRRGFTVRAVPRKDGFPLDRFETGLVTWWDGSEVGAPLATAGTASRTVHRA, from the coding sequence GTGGACATGCCTGCCATCCAGAATTTCGTCGTCACGCCCAATCTGCCCGACCCCCTCAAGCCGCTGCTCGACATCGCCCGCAACGTGTGGTGGACGTGGAACGTCGAGGCGATCAACCTGCTGCGCCGGGTCGATCCCGACCAGTGGGACGCCCACGACGGCAATCCCGTCGCGGTGCTGGGGTCCCTGTCGCCGGAGCGCGTGGCGGCCCTGGGCAAGGACCGGGCGTTCCTCGCCCACCTCGAGCGCGTGCGCGAGGACCTCGACCGCTACCTCAACCGCCCCACCTGGTTCCAGGGCGAGCACGACGACCTGCCGACCGCGCGGGTCGGCTACTTCTCCCTCGAGTTCGGCCTGCACGAGTCGCTGCCCCTGTACTCGGGCGGCCTGGGCATCCTGGCGGGCGACCATCTCAAGTCGGCGACGGATCTCGGCCTGCCCCTGGTGGGCGTGGGCCTGGCCTACAAGGAGGGCTACTTCCGCCAGTACCTGAACCACGACGGCTGGCAGATGGAAGGCTACACCGTCAACGACTTCTACAACATGTCGATGGAGCAGGTGCGCGACGACGCGGGCGATCCCCGCACCATCGAGGTCCACTACCCCGGCCGCACGGTGCGCGCACGGATCTGGCGGGTGCAGGTGGGCCGCAATCCGCTCTTCCTGCTCGACAGCAACCTGCCCGAGAACCTGCCCGAGGACCGCGAGCTCACCAGCCGGCTCTACGGCGGGGCCGAGGACATGCGCATCCGGCAGGAGATCCTGCTGGGCATCGGCGGCCTGCGGGCGCTGATGGCCCTCGATCTGGAGCCGACGGTGTGCCACCTGAACGAGGGGCACTCGGCGTTCCTGGGCCTCGAGCGCATCAACCTGCTCATGAAGAACCGGGGACTCGACTACGAGACGGCCTTCGAGCTCGTGCGCGCGAGCAACGTCTTCACCACCCACACGCCGGTGCCGGCGGGCAACGACCACTTCGCGCCCGACCTGGTGCGCAAGTACCTCACGTCCAAGGCCGACGAGCTGGGCATCGGCATCGAGCGCCTGCTGGCCCTGGGCCGCCAGAACCCCCTCGACCAGAACGAGACGTTCTGCATGACGGTGCTCGCCCTGCGTCTGAGCCGTTTCGTCAACGGCGTCAGCGAACTGCACGGCCACGTGTCGCGCGGCATGTGGCAGGAGGTCTGGCGCGGCGTACCGGTCGAGGAGATCCCCATCTCGCACGTGACCAACGGCATCCACACGCGGAGCTGGCTGTGCCACGAGATCGCGCGGCTGTACGACCGCTACCTCGGTCCGCGCTGGTTCGAGGATCCCACCAACAAGACCCTGTGGGACCGCGTGGACATGATCCCCGACGCCGAGCTGTGGCGCAGCCACGAGCGCATGCGCGAGCGCCTGGTCGGCTTCGTGCGCGGCCGCCTGCGCAGCCAGCTGCGCAAGCGGGGCGCCAACCGCGCCTGGGTGAAGCAGGCCTCCGAGGTGCTCGACCCCGAGGCCCTGACCATCGGCTTCGCGCGACGCTTCGCCACCTACAAGCGCGCGGCGCTGATCCTGAGCGATCCGGACCGCCTGGCCCGGATCCTGAACGATCCCGAGCGACCGGTGCAGCTCATCTTCGCCGGCAAGGCGCACCCGAAGGACCATCCGGGTAAGGAGCTGATCCGGCAGCTGATCCACCTCGCGCAGGAGGAGCGCTTCCGCAAGCGGATCGTCTTCATCGAGGACTACAACATCGAGGTGGGGCGCTACCTGGTGCAGGGCGTGGACGTGTGGCTCAACAACCCGCGCCGGCCCCTCGAGGCCAGCGGCACCAGCGGCATGAAGGTGCCGCCCAACGGCGGCATCAACCTGAGCATCCTCGACGGCTGGTGGTGCGAGGGGTACCACCAGGACAACGGCTGGTCCATCGGCGCCGGCGAGGACTACGAGGACCAGGCCGAGGACCACGCCTACCAGGACGACGTCGAGTCGACGGCCCTGTACGACCTGCTCGAGAACGAGATCGTGCCGACCTTCTACGAGCGCAGCAGCGACGACGTGCCGCGCGAGTGGACCCGCATCATGAAGAACTCCATGCGCACCGTGAACGCCGAGTTCAACACCAACCGCATGGTCGAGGAGTACACCGAGCGGTTCTACATCCCGTGCGTCCAGAACGCCGGCCGGCTCGGCGCCGACGACTTCGCCAAGGCCCGCGAACTGGCCGACTGGCGGCGCCGCGTGCACGCGTCGTGGCCGGCGGTGACCATCACCCGGGTCGAGGATCCCCCGCGCGGCGACCAGCCCATGGGCACGAGCCTGAAGGTGACGGCCCACCTGCAGCTCGGCGCCATCCCGCCGGAGGAGATCCTCGTCGAGGCCTACCACGGCCTGGTCGACACCAACGGGGCGATCCCCGACGGCGAGACGGCGACCCTGTTCCCCGCCGGCACCGCCGACGACGGGGCGGTCATCTTCTCGGGCGAGATCGCCTGCCGCCGGGCCGGCCGCCGCGGCTTCACGGTGCGGGCCGTGCCGCGCAAGGACGGTTTCCCCCTCGACCGCTTCGAGACCGGTCTGGTGACCTGGTGGGACGGCTCCGAAGTCGGCGCCCCCCTGGCCACCGCCGGGACCGCCTCGCGCACGGTGCACCGGGCCTGA
- a CDS encoding right-handed parallel beta-helix repeat-containing protein: MTGKFLIATGLVLAASLIPGTLPATAEAATLSVPANHATIAEAFAAAATGDRVEVAPGTYYESGLRLPNGVALVGASGDPRDVVIDARSEGRILLVDGASQATLVSNITFRNGYAAGRTGFERSGGAIFCSGSTVQIYNCTFEGNQSQGSGGAIRCTMSTPLITGCVFRDNRAEEGGGAIDCSIYSSPLIRGCTFTANAASWGGALSCRGASSPTVYSSIFDGNGTFGDKSYGGAIFADVASQPAIDQSTFYGNTARYGGALACFEDATTDLEHCTLTENTAEVLGGGLFAYESSPNITATIVAFQNGSGISAEGAGQPQITCSNIYGNSQGDWVGAIATQLATADNITADPLFCGSGDGAAAFTLATSSPSSGDGPCGTMGAWPVGCSLSAISVTAFGATWDGQAVTLEWHALLYDQAVEFRVTGAWADEPASSWDVPFTVLGGGFYEAVDRTAAGSGDVVYRLYMDAGTGSWEYLDEARLTPVPAFTGIRELKAYPNPFNPMTTISFRLGTAQRARISVYTPSGRRVAVLADQEFGAGPQSVNWEGLDASGARVGSGLYIVLVEGATERLTRKITLVK; the protein is encoded by the coding sequence ATGACCGGCAAATTCCTGATCGCGACCGGCCTGGTCCTGGCCGCGTCCCTGATCCCCGGAACCCTTCCCGCCACCGCCGAGGCCGCCACCCTGAGCGTCCCCGCCAACCACGCCACGATCGCCGAGGCCTTCGCGGCCGCGGCCACCGGTGACCGCGTGGAAGTGGCGCCCGGCACCTACTACGAATCCGGCCTGCGGCTGCCGAACGGGGTCGCCCTCGTCGGCGCCAGCGGCGATCCCCGCGATGTCGTGATCGACGCCCGCAGCGAGGGCCGGATCCTGCTGGTCGACGGCGCGTCCCAGGCGACCCTGGTCTCGAACATCACCTTCCGCAACGGCTACGCCGCCGGCCGGACGGGCTTCGAGCGCAGCGGCGGCGCCATCTTCTGTTCCGGCAGCACGGTCCAGATCTACAACTGCACCTTCGAGGGCAACCAGAGCCAGGGCAGCGGCGGCGCCATCCGGTGCACCATGTCCACGCCCCTGATCACGGGCTGCGTCTTCCGCGACAACCGTGCCGAGGAGGGCGGCGGCGCCATCGACTGCAGCATCTACTCGTCGCCGCTCATCCGCGGCTGCACCTTCACGGCCAACGCCGCCAGCTGGGGGGGCGCCCTGAGCTGCCGCGGCGCCTCGTCGCCCACGGTGTACTCGTCGATCTTCGACGGCAACGGCACCTTCGGCGACAAGTCGTACGGCGGCGCCATCTTCGCCGACGTGGCCTCGCAGCCCGCCATCGACCAGTCGACGTTCTACGGCAACACGGCGCGCTACGGCGGCGCCCTGGCCTGCTTCGAGGACGCGACCACCGATCTCGAGCACTGCACCCTGACCGAGAACACGGCCGAGGTGCTCGGAGGCGGGCTCTTCGCCTACGAGTCCTCGCCGAACATCACCGCCACCATCGTCGCCTTCCAGAACGGCAGCGGCATCAGCGCCGAGGGCGCGGGCCAGCCGCAGATCACCTGTTCGAACATCTACGGCAACAGCCAGGGCGACTGGGTGGGGGCCATCGCGACGCAGCTGGCGACGGCCGACAACATCACCGCCGATCCGCTCTTCTGCGGCTCGGGGGACGGCGCCGCCGCGTTCACCCTGGCGACCAGCAGCCCCAGCAGCGGCGACGGCCCGTGCGGCACCATGGGCGCCTGGCCGGTGGGCTGTTCCCTCTCCGCCATCTCCGTGACGGCGTTCGGCGCCACCTGGGACGGCCAGGCCGTGACCCTCGAGTGGCACGCCCTGCTCTACGACCAGGCCGTCGAGTTCCGGGTGACCGGCGCCTGGGCCGACGAGCCGGCATCCAGTTGGGACGTGCCGTTCACGGTGCTCGGCGGCGGGTTCTACGAAGCGGTCGACCGCACGGCCGCCGGCTCCGGCGACGTCGTCTACCGCCTCTACATGGACGCCGGCACCGGCTCGTGGGAGTACCTCGACGAGGCCCGCCTCACGCCCGTGCCCGCCTTCACCGGCATCCGCGAACTGAAGGCCTATCCCAATCCGTTCAATCCCATGACCACCATCAGCTTCCGCCTCGGGACGGCCCAGCGCGCCCGCATCTCGGTCTACACCCCGAGCGGCCGCCGCGTCGCCGTCCTCGCCGACCAGGAGTTCGGCGCCGGGCCCCAGTCCGTCAACTGGGAAGGCCTGGACGCCAGCGGCGCCCGCGTCGGGTCGGGGCTGTACATCGTGCTGGTCGAAGGGGCCACCGAGCGGCTCACGCGGAAGATCACTCTCGTCAAGTAG
- the ychF gene encoding redox-regulated ATPase YchF — protein MQIGIIGFKFTGKTTLFNVITGAGQPTGVGGVEPHLAVGRVPDPRLDRLTAMFKPKRQVNASVEWVDIPGFAGGDGGGQRESTKFLEHGRKVDALAQVVRCFGGGYGAPDPVGELESMALELGLADLQIVENRLEKLAKEKARMGKVANPLEPPMMERFRAQLENDRPLRDLELNPDEAKISSGYAFLTLKPMIVVLNHAEGEDAPDDAVAAARAMGAEVVALCASVEEELAELEAGEAAEFLADLGIAEPALNRMIRASYGALQLQSFFTVGPDECRAWAVRRGATAPEAAGAIHSDLQRGFIRAEVTAYDDLIGAGDMAKAKAANLVRLEGKQYVVRDGDILEIRFSV, from the coding sequence GTGCAGATCGGCATCATCGGATTCAAGTTCACCGGCAAGACCACCCTCTTCAACGTCATCACCGGCGCCGGCCAGCCGACGGGGGTTGGGGGCGTCGAGCCGCATCTGGCCGTGGGCCGGGTGCCCGATCCGCGCCTCGATCGCCTGACGGCCATGTTCAAGCCCAAGCGGCAGGTGAATGCGAGCGTCGAGTGGGTCGACATCCCGGGCTTCGCGGGCGGCGACGGGGGCGGTCAGCGCGAGTCGACCAAGTTCCTCGAGCACGGCCGCAAGGTCGACGCCCTGGCCCAGGTGGTGCGCTGCTTCGGCGGCGGCTACGGCGCGCCCGATCCCGTGGGCGAGCTCGAATCGATGGCCCTCGAGCTGGGCCTGGCCGACCTGCAGATCGTCGAGAACCGGCTGGAGAAGCTGGCCAAGGAAAAGGCCCGCATGGGCAAGGTGGCCAACCCCCTCGAGCCGCCGATGATGGAGCGCTTCCGCGCGCAGCTCGAGAACGACCGGCCGCTGCGCGATCTCGAGCTCAATCCGGACGAGGCCAAGATCTCGTCGGGCTACGCCTTCCTCACGCTCAAGCCCATGATCGTCGTGCTGAACCACGCCGAGGGCGAGGACGCGCCGGATGACGCGGTCGCCGCGGCCCGCGCCATGGGCGCCGAGGTGGTGGCGCTCTGCGCGAGCGTGGAAGAGGAGCTGGCCGAGCTCGAGGCCGGGGAGGCCGCCGAGTTCCTGGCCGATCTGGGCATCGCCGAGCCGGCGTTGAACCGCATGATCCGCGCCTCCTACGGCGCCCTCCAGCTCCAGAGCTTCTTCACCGTGGGACCGGACGAGTGCCGGGCCTGGGCGGTGCGTCGGGGCGCCACCGCGCCCGAGGCCGCCGGCGCCATCCACTCCGACCTGCAGCGCGGGTTCATCCGGGCCGAGGTGACGGCCTACGACGACCTCATCGGGGCCGGCGACATGGCCAAGGCCAAGGCCGCGAACCTGGTGCGGCTCGAGGGCAAGCAGTACGTGGTCCGCGACGGCGACATCCTCGAGATCCGGTTCAGCGTGTGA